A part of Rhodohalobacter barkolensis genomic DNA contains:
- a CDS encoding efflux RND transporter permease subunit: MRNMIRFFVKHVALVNLLILVILFFGALAAFNLSSSFFPEQQTRFINVQAVYPGASPIEMEESIVLKIEDNVKAVDGVKEITSRTEEDRTTVTVEIETGIDPNVALQEIKNEVDRISTFPSGLEELTVSKEDQVNPAGQMVLRGDVSVTALQELADQVEDELRKYDNISRVSIFGYNDPEVEISVRESALRNYGLSIDDISSAIAAENIRSTGGILRGSELEYRIRVEQRDYYATGFKDIPVVTRDDGTIIRLSDVAYVEDDVEEGAQRVFLDRERSINISVNTTNNEDILMASENIKEYIEKFNEGRSDVELILVDDATQNLRERIGLLQSNGLIGAALVILLLGMFLRVRLAFWVALSIPISLCGMFILATWYGLTINVISLFGMIIVIGILVDDGIVVGENIFQKYEEGLTPIKAAVEGTMEVVPAVTSAIITSVLAFSFFFFIPGQLGEFFSDVAFVVSATLIVSLIEVFIFLPAHLAHSKSLKKNGSNGRFQEKVANSIKTFRDRYYVPAYKFSLRNKTFVFFCTLSVLVFTFAAINGSIIRTTFFPEIEGNSISVEVLLTRAINVEYTERQGERMVSAGERLNEKYQEEFGTDEDIIRNIEMRVGYETNELNMTYYLMSSEERPIRTSEIIADLREEVGEIPRAERVSYEGGSPFGKPVAISLFSSNFDELNRAADTLMEEMRSNPNLADVLDNRDDEEPEIHIELKDQAYALGLSTAEVSRQVRDGFFGNEVQRLQRGKNEVRVWVRYDVNERRSEADILNMEITDASGNRHPLSELANLSYQQGLVAIYHRDGVREVLVEADVADPTVSAPEELSNLENSVLPEIISTYPSISYSLQGEAQETGEVFSAAQTVLPVILLLIFTVIVFTFKSISQALVIITIIPFGIIGAVWGHYIHGIPLGILSLLGIIALIGILVNDGLVLVTAYNDYLRKGMDVYEAITEAGRSRFRPIILTTATTAAGLAPLILDQSFQAQFLIPMAVSVAYGLLGATFILLILLPILLITASNLIRTAHWIWEGEWISIESVQPVVKDLNWERENEE, translated from the coding sequence ATGCGAAATATGATCCGCTTTTTTGTGAAGCATGTTGCTTTGGTCAACCTGTTGATTTTGGTAATCCTTTTTTTTGGCGCGCTCGCAGCTTTTAATCTATCTTCATCCTTCTTTCCGGAGCAGCAGACTCGTTTTATCAATGTACAGGCTGTATATCCGGGAGCTTCTCCCATTGAAATGGAAGAGAGTATTGTTCTGAAAATTGAAGACAATGTAAAAGCCGTTGACGGAGTGAAAGAGATCACCTCCCGCACCGAGGAGGACCGTACTACGGTAACGGTTGAAATAGAGACCGGTATCGACCCGAATGTAGCTCTCCAGGAAATTAAAAACGAAGTGGACCGCATCAGCACATTTCCATCCGGCCTTGAGGAACTGACTGTTTCAAAGGAAGACCAGGTGAATCCGGCGGGACAGATGGTACTTCGCGGAGATGTATCCGTAACAGCACTTCAGGAACTGGCGGATCAGGTAGAGGACGAGCTTCGTAAATATGACAATATTTCTCGCGTCAGTATTTTCGGATACAACGACCCGGAAGTGGAAATCAGCGTGCGGGAATCTGCCCTCAGAAATTATGGACTCTCGATCGATGATATTTCAAGTGCCATTGCCGCAGAAAATATCCGATCAACCGGAGGTATTCTTCGCGGAAGTGAGCTTGAGTATCGGATTCGTGTTGAGCAGAGAGACTACTACGCTACAGGATTCAAAGATATTCCCGTGGTTACCCGTGATGATGGAACCATTATACGGTTGAGTGATGTGGCTTATGTTGAAGATGATGTTGAAGAGGGGGCTCAGCGTGTTTTTCTGGACAGAGAGCGTTCCATAAATATATCGGTGAACACCACCAACAATGAAGATATCCTGATGGCGTCAGAGAATATCAAAGAGTATATCGAGAAGTTTAACGAAGGCCGTTCAGACGTTGAATTGATTTTGGTGGATGATGCCACTCAAAATCTGAGGGAAAGGATTGGCCTGTTGCAGTCTAATGGACTCATTGGGGCAGCGCTGGTTATACTGCTTCTGGGAATGTTTTTGCGTGTCCGTCTTGCCTTTTGGGTTGCATTAAGTATACCGATCTCGCTTTGCGGAATGTTCATTCTGGCGACCTGGTACGGTCTCACAATCAATGTAATCTCACTGTTTGGGATGATCATTGTGATCGGTATTCTGGTGGATGACGGGATCGTGGTTGGAGAGAATATCTTTCAGAAGTACGAGGAAGGATTGACGCCGATAAAAGCCGCTGTGGAAGGCACAATGGAAGTTGTACCGGCTGTAACATCCGCAATTATTACATCTGTTCTGGCATTTTCTTTCTTCTTTTTTATTCCGGGACAACTTGGAGAGTTTTTCTCTGACGTAGCGTTTGTGGTATCCGCAACGCTGATTGTATCGCTGATTGAGGTATTTATTTTTCTGCCTGCACATCTCGCTCACTCCAAATCGCTCAAGAAAAACGGATCAAACGGACGGTTTCAGGAGAAAGTTGCAAACTCGATTAAAACATTTCGGGACCGCTATTATGTGCCTGCATATAAATTCTCTCTTCGAAATAAAACCTTCGTCTTTTTCTGTACGCTCTCTGTACTGGTGTTTACCTTTGCAGCGATTAACGGTTCTATCATTCGCACTACTTTTTTCCCGGAGATTGAAGGCAACAGTATTTCGGTAGAAGTGCTACTCACCCGGGCGATAAACGTTGAGTATACTGAGCGGCAGGGTGAACGGATGGTGTCTGCCGGTGAGAGACTCAATGAAAAATATCAGGAAGAGTTCGGTACCGACGAAGATATCATTCGGAATATTGAGATGAGAGTGGGTTACGAAACCAACGAACTGAACATGACCTATTATCTCATGTCTTCGGAAGAGCGTCCCATTCGAACTTCAGAAATTATAGCTGATTTACGAGAGGAAGTTGGGGAGATTCCCCGGGCAGAGCGTGTTTCGTATGAAGGGGGTTCACCTTTCGGTAAACCGGTCGCCATTTCACTGTTTTCTTCCAACTTTGACGAACTGAACCGGGCAGCCGACACGCTGATGGAGGAGATGAGAAGTAATCCGAATTTGGCAGATGTTCTTGACAACCGGGATGATGAAGAACCTGAAATCCATATTGAGCTGAAAGATCAAGCCTATGCACTTGGCCTGTCAACCGCCGAGGTGAGCCGGCAGGTGAGAGACGGATTTTTCGGGAATGAAGTTCAGAGATTACAGCGTGGAAAAAATGAGGTCCGGGTTTGGGTACGATATGATGTAAATGAGCGCAGGAGTGAAGCGGATATTCTGAATATGGAGATCACGGATGCATCCGGTAACCGGCACCCGCTGAGTGAACTGGCAAATTTGAGCTATCAGCAGGGATTGGTGGCCATCTATCACCGGGATGGAGTTAGAGAGGTACTTGTAGAGGCGGATGTTGCGGATCCCACCGTATCGGCTCCGGAAGAACTCAGTAACCTTGAGAACAGTGTTCTTCCCGAAATAATATCTACATATCCATCCATCAGTTACTCACTGCAGGGTGAGGCTCAGGAAACCGGCGAAGTATTCAGTGCTGCACAAACAGTACTGCCTGTGATTTTACTTCTGATCTTTACGGTAATCGTGTTCACATTTAAATCCATTTCCCAGGCGCTCGTGATTATTACCATTATTCCATTTGGAATAATTGGTGCGGTTTGGGGGCATTATATCCACGGAATTCCATTGGGTATACTCTCCCTGCTTGGGATTATAGCTTTGATTGGAATTTTGGTCAACGATGGACTCGTACTTGTAACGGCTTATAACGACTATCTGAGGAAAGGGATGGACGTGTACGAGGCCATTACAGAAGCCGGGCGATCTCGTTTCCGTCCGATTATTCTAACAACTGCAACAACGGCAGCCGGTCTGGCACCTTTAATTCTGGACCAAAGTTTTCAGGCTCAGTTCCTGATTCCCATGGCGGTGAGCGTTGCCTACGGATTGTTGGGAGCCACATTTATTTTGCTGATTTTACTACCCATTCTGCTCATTACCGCAAGTAACTTGATTCGCACGGCACACTGGATTTGGGAAGGTGAGTGGATTTCCATTGAATCGGTTCAGCCTGTTGTGAAAGATTTAAACTGGGAGCGTGAAAATGAAGAATAG
- a CDS encoding AbgT family transporter: MADEKKKNEDEVPEPEGRGTLFDKFLNFIEKAGNKLPDPAMLFFLLLVIVWVFSALLSPIDFGEVHPRTGEALNVQNMLTGENLASFLANMIETFVLFAPLGIVLVAMLGVGVAEHSGWIDAGLKKLLGFTPKALLTPMLILIAIVSHTAADAGYVLVIPLGGVIFYAAGRHPLAGIAAAFAGVSGGFSANFIPSAIDPLLMSFTLEAARILDPEIMLNPLNNIYFTALSSILIVSVGWYITDKIVEPRLQSVEVDGDEEDMPQMEEVSDRESRAFWFGFGAMILGFIGLFIWAWPEGSSLRDPSWDNPEVSSLFSFNAPLMQAIVPLIFILLLIPGVVYGYASGKYKSSKDMIDNMTKSMESMGYYVVMAFFCALFIDAFAKSNIGLLIALKGANFLQALALPGQITIVGIVFLSAFVNILVGSASAKWALIAPIFVPMLMQLGISPDLTQAAYRVGDSVSNIITPLLPYFPLVVVFCQRYAKKTGIGTLISMMLPYSIIFLVTWTIFLLIYWWIGIPLSFEANYVYPAN; encoded by the coding sequence GTGGCTGACGAAAAGAAAAAAAACGAGGATGAAGTCCCCGAGCCTGAAGGCAGGGGCACACTTTTTGACAAATTTCTAAATTTTATTGAAAAGGCAGGGAATAAACTTCCTGACCCGGCAATGCTCTTCTTTTTATTATTGGTGATTGTATGGGTGTTTTCTGCACTTCTTTCACCCATCGATTTTGGGGAGGTTCATCCCCGGACCGGTGAAGCATTGAATGTTCAAAATATGCTTACCGGAGAAAATTTAGCCTCTTTTCTGGCGAACATGATTGAGACATTTGTGCTCTTTGCTCCGCTTGGTATAGTGCTTGTAGCCATGTTGGGTGTGGGTGTTGCAGAGCATTCCGGCTGGATTGATGCCGGATTGAAAAAGCTGCTTGGTTTTACGCCAAAGGCTTTGCTGACCCCAATGCTGATTCTAATCGCGATTGTGAGTCACACGGCCGCTGATGCAGGGTATGTACTTGTTATTCCGTTGGGTGGTGTGATTTTCTATGCTGCCGGCAGACATCCGCTGGCCGGTATTGCCGCGGCATTTGCCGGGGTGAGCGGTGGTTTTTCGGCAAACTTTATTCCGTCGGCGATCGATCCCCTCTTGATGAGCTTTACCCTTGAAGCAGCAAGAATTTTGGATCCCGAAATTATGCTGAATCCGCTCAATAACATTTATTTTACTGCTCTCTCAAGTATTTTGATTGTCTCTGTCGGTTGGTATATCACCGATAAAATTGTGGAACCGCGCCTTCAAAGCGTTGAAGTTGATGGCGACGAGGAAGACATGCCACAAATGGAAGAGGTTTCTGATAGAGAGAGCCGTGCATTCTGGTTTGGTTTTGGTGCCATGATTCTTGGTTTTATAGGCCTGTTTATTTGGGCGTGGCCGGAAGGTTCCTCACTGCGTGATCCAAGCTGGGATAATCCGGAAGTGAGTTCACTCTTCTCTTTTAATGCACCGCTGATGCAGGCGATTGTACCACTCATTTTTATTCTGCTGCTGATCCCGGGTGTTGTCTACGGGTACGCTTCAGGGAAGTATAAGTCATCGAAGGACATGATTGATAACATGACCAAGTCGATGGAAAGCATGGGCTATTATGTTGTGATGGCGTTCTTCTGTGCACTCTTTATTGATGCGTTCGCCAAATCAAACATCGGTCTCTTGATTGCTTTAAAAGGTGCAAATTTCCTTCAGGCACTCGCACTGCCGGGACAGATTACGATTGTTGGAATTGTCTTCTTAAGTGCATTTGTGAACATTCTTGTGGGATCAGCTTCGGCCAAGTGGGCACTGATAGCACCAATTTTCGTACCGATGCTCATGCAATTGGGAATTTCTCCAGATTTAACTCAGGCAGCGTATCGAGTAGGTGATTCTGTATCAAACATTATCACACCGCTTCTTCCTTACTTCCCGCTCGTGGTTGTTTTCTGTCAGCGATATGCCAAGAAAACAGGAATTGGTACACTTATTTCGATGATGCTCCCGTATTCAATCATCTTCCTGGTTACCTGGACCATCTTCTTGCTGATCTACTGGTGGATAGGAATTCCGCTCAGTTTTGAAGCGAATTATGTGTATCCCGCAAATTAG
- a CDS encoding DinB family protein yields the protein MMVEDFRKILIRDLDRLTSEINTFDQEENLWRTDGNVTNSAGNLCLHLCGNLKYYIGAKIGNTGYERDRPAEFSLSNVPRLELIEQVKETREVVSSVLSKMDAEQLNEDFPEALFGYPMTYGFFLIHLSGHLMYHLGQINYLRRILD from the coding sequence ATGATGGTTGAAGATTTTAGAAAAATATTAATCCGGGATCTGGATCGGTTAACATCTGAAATAAATACATTTGATCAGGAAGAGAATCTCTGGAGAACAGACGGAAACGTAACCAACTCCGCCGGGAATCTCTGCCTGCATCTCTGTGGAAATCTGAAATATTACATCGGCGCCAAAATTGGGAATACCGGCTACGAGCGCGATCGGCCGGCTGAATTCAGTCTGAGCAATGTTCCTCGCCTTGAGCTTATAGAGCAAGTCAAAGAGACACGTGAGGTTGTATCATCTGTGCTCAGTAAAATGGATGCAGAACAGCTAAATGAAGATTTCCCCGAGGCTCTCTTTGGATATCCAATGACCTACGGCTTCTTTCTGATTCACCTTTCCGGTCATTTGATGTATCATCTGGGACAAATCAATTACCTCAGACGTATACTCGATTAA
- the hisE gene encoding phosphoribosyl-ATP diphosphatase, with the protein MAKQEIEFLYDLERVLIDRKKDLPKGSYSTRLFKKGIDKIAQKLGEEAIETIIASKNKKDSEVIYESADLIYHLMVLLVERNIPLDSVFQELIVRSKK; encoded by the coding sequence ATGGCTAAGCAAGAAATAGAATTTCTATACGACCTCGAACGTGTACTGATTGATCGAAAAAAGGATTTGCCGAAAGGATCCTATTCAACTCGACTTTTCAAAAAAGGAATTGATAAAATAGCCCAGAAGCTGGGTGAGGAAGCTATTGAAACAATCATCGCTTCAAAAAACAAGAAAGATTCCGAAGTGATTTACGAATCTGCAGACCTCATCTACCACTTGATGGTTTTACTAGTAGAGCGCAATATTCCACTAGATTCAGTATTTCAAGAACTGATTGTAAGAAGTAAAAAATAG
- a CDS encoding arsenosugar biosynthesis-associated peroxidase-like protein produces the protein MDKTYYNPEDLKKFGNVSDFQEKLGKKFFDYYGAVFEEGALTAREKSLIALAVAHAVQCPYCIDAYTEDTLEKGCSEEQMMEAVHVATAIRGGASLVHGVQMMNKVDKLSM, from the coding sequence ATGGACAAAACCTATTACAACCCCGAGGACTTAAAAAAATTTGGCAATGTATCCGACTTTCAGGAAAAGCTGGGAAAGAAATTTTTCGATTACTATGGAGCTGTTTTTGAAGAGGGAGCATTAACCGCCCGGGAGAAATCATTGATTGCCCTGGCTGTTGCTCACGCTGTTCAATGCCCATACTGTATTGACGCCTATACCGAAGACACTCTTGAAAAAGGATGTTCAGAAGAACAGATGATGGAAGCCGTTCACGTTGCGACTGCCATTCGCGGAGGAGCCTCACTGGTACACGGCGTTCAGATGATGAACAAAGTGGACAAACTGAGTATGTAG
- the hisF gene encoding imidazole glycerol phosphate synthase subunit HisF: MLTKRIIPCLDIKDGRTVKGVNFVGLRDAGDPVELAQRYTEEGADELVFLDITATKEKRRTLVHLVKEIAAHINIPFTVGGGIKTVDEIEEILKAGADKVSLNSAIVRDPDLITRASDAFGSQAIVAAVDAKKVGDHWEVFVKGGSEPTGLDAIEWIKKTEQLGAGEILLTSMDRDGTKSGFDNELLKIVNEQVTIPVIASGGAGTIQHCIEAVTKGNADAVLAASIFHFREIEISDLKKEMAENGIEVRILN, encoded by the coding sequence ATGCTTACAAAACGAATCATTCCCTGCCTGGACATCAAAGACGGCCGTACCGTTAAAGGGGTGAACTTTGTCGGGTTGCGGGATGCCGGTGATCCTGTAGAGCTTGCTCAGCGCTACACGGAAGAAGGCGCCGATGAACTGGTTTTTCTCGATATCACTGCAACCAAAGAGAAACGACGCACATTGGTACATTTGGTAAAAGAGATTGCGGCTCACATCAACATCCCATTTACGGTTGGAGGCGGTATTAAAACCGTTGATGAAATTGAAGAGATATTAAAAGCCGGTGCGGATAAGGTATCTCTGAACAGTGCCATTGTCCGTGATCCCGATTTAATTACCCGAGCTTCCGACGCATTCGGTTCGCAAGCAATTGTGGCCGCTGTTGACGCCAAAAAAGTTGGTGATCATTGGGAAGTCTTTGTAAAGGGCGGATCAGAACCGACAGGACTGGACGCCATTGAGTGGATCAAAAAAACAGAACAACTTGGAGCCGGCGAAATACTGTTGACCAGTATGGACCGCGATGGAACAAAGTCCGGTTTTGATAACGAGTTATTGAAAATTGTAAATGAACAGGTAACAATTCCGGTAATTGCCAGTGGTGGCGCAGGAACAATTCAGCACTGTATAGAAGCTGTAACAAAGGGAAATGCAGACGCTGTACTCGCTGCCAGTATCTTCCATTTCAGAGAAATTGAGATCTCTGATTTGAAAAAGGAGATGGCAGAAAATGGAATTGAAGTTAGAATATTGAATTGA
- the hisH gene encoding imidazole glycerol phosphate synthase subunit HisH produces the protein MIGIIKYQAGNLASVANALERLNADYFISDNSEELDSADGIIFPGVGHAGAAMDDLRSRDLDVWLKNTQKPVLGICLGMQLLYESSEEGQSDTLGLIPGKLKKFDASKAKVPHMGWNRFEPQIDHPLIKGIDNKQFLYYVHGYYAPANEYTLATCKYIKDFCAVVAKDNFMGVQFHPEKSGTVGSLLLQNFVDIVKNSTKKTA, from the coding sequence TTGATAGGAATTATTAAATATCAGGCCGGAAATCTCGCTTCGGTAGCAAACGCACTTGAACGACTTAATGCAGACTATTTCATCTCAGACAATTCTGAAGAATTGGACAGTGCAGACGGTATTATTTTCCCGGGAGTTGGGCATGCCGGAGCCGCTATGGATGACCTTCGCTCACGAGATCTTGATGTATGGTTAAAAAATACACAAAAACCCGTCCTGGGTATCTGTCTTGGAATGCAGTTACTCTATGAGTCTTCAGAAGAAGGACAAAGTGACACACTTGGGTTGATACCCGGCAAATTGAAGAAATTTGACGCCTCAAAAGCAAAGGTTCCGCATATGGGATGGAATCGTTTCGAACCTCAAATAGATCATCCATTGATCAAGGGAATCGATAACAAACAATTTCTCTATTATGTGCACGGCTATTATGCTCCTGCCAACGAGTATACCCTTGCAACATGTAAATACATCAAGGATTTCTGTGCAGTAGTGGCAAAAGATAATTTCATGGGTGTGCAATTTCATCCTGAGAAATCGGGTACAGTGGGTTCACTTTTGCTTCAGAATTTTGTAGATATTGTAAAAAATTCAACGAAAAAAACGGCCTGA
- the arsS gene encoding arsenosugar biosynthesis radical SAM (seleno)protein ArsS (Some members of this family are selenoproteins.), translated as MKSLIAQSHSLSDPAVQLDVINNHTEKIKSFDKFEDKLENIGLHPLKPTGIEIFQINVGYMCNMTCKHCHVDAGPDRKEIMTKETLQQCLGALKDSDIDTVDLTGGAPEMNPHFRWFVDEVSKLGKHIIVRSNLTILDTRKFEDLPKFMADRGVEITCSLPFYSKRRTDIQRGEGTYDKSMKVLKLLNEIGYGKEDSGLMLNLVYNPVGAFLPGDQESLKQQYKERLWKDHGIVFNDLFTITNLPISRYLNFLVESDNLEEYMEKLITSFNPSAAMGVMCRNTISIGWDGSLYDCDFNQMLKMKTNHGAPDHIKDWDLEKLNNREIVTDQHCFGCTAGAGSSCGGAVT; from the coding sequence ATGAAGTCCCTTATTGCACAGAGCCATTCACTATCCGACCCGGCCGTCCAGCTGGATGTGATTAACAACCACACTGAAAAAATTAAATCATTCGACAAGTTTGAGGATAAACTGGAGAATATCGGGCTCCATCCTCTGAAACCAACCGGTATCGAGATCTTTCAGATCAACGTTGGCTATATGTGTAACATGACCTGTAAGCACTGCCACGTGGATGCCGGGCCCGACCGAAAGGAGATCATGACCAAAGAGACCCTTCAACAGTGCCTGGGTGCCCTGAAAGATTCAGATATTGATACAGTTGATCTGACAGGCGGTGCACCCGAGATGAATCCGCACTTTCGCTGGTTTGTCGATGAAGTTTCAAAACTGGGAAAGCACATCATTGTTCGGTCCAACCTCACCATTCTGGATACCCGAAAATTTGAGGATCTCCCAAAGTTCATGGCCGATCGCGGTGTGGAGATCACCTGTTCACTGCCTTTTTACAGCAAACGAAGAACCGATATCCAACGAGGCGAAGGAACCTACGACAAATCAATGAAAGTGCTGAAGCTGCTGAATGAAATCGGCTATGGGAAAGAGGATTCCGGGCTAATGCTGAACCTTGTTTACAATCCAGTCGGAGCATTTCTGCCGGGCGATCAGGAGAGTTTGAAACAGCAGTACAAAGAGCGCCTCTGGAAAGATCACGGGATTGTGTTCAACGATCTGTTTACCATCACTAACCTTCCGATCAGCCGTTATCTAAACTTTTTAGTTGAGAGTGACAATCTGGAAGAGTACATGGAAAAACTGATCACCTCGTTCAACCCTTCTGCCGCCATGGGAGTGATGTGCCGGAATACGATCTCTATTGGCTGGGACGGCTCCCTTTACGACTGCGACTTTAATCAGATGCTGAAGATGAAGACCAATCACGGAGCGCCGGATCATATCAAAGACTGGGACCTGGAAAAGCTGAATAACCGGGAGATCGTAACCGATCAACACTGTTTTGGCTGCACAGCCGGAGCGGGAAGCAGTTGTGGCGGAGCCGTAACCTAA
- the hisA gene encoding 1-(5-phosphoribosyl)-5-[(5-phosphoribosylamino)methylideneamino]imidazole-4-carboxamide isomerase yields MNIIPAIDLLDGQVVRLQKGDYSKKTVYNHNPIEEAAKFKTAGFTHIHVVDLNGAKSGSFVNLPIIRTIINELGLTVQTGGGVRSQNDIQQLLDAGLSGIICSSMAVKKPDEFLGAIQNNPDEIILGLDLKDGKMAYGGWLETSDKPIEEFLNPMIEAGLKSVLSTDISRDGMLSGPNFDMYKDLQNRFPNLNWIASGGVSSLQDLIRLSNLEIHGVVVGKAYYEGHIGLEDLAHLHSSNS; encoded by the coding sequence ATGAACATCATCCCGGCAATTGACCTGCTTGATGGACAGGTTGTGCGACTGCAAAAAGGAGATTACAGCAAAAAAACTGTCTATAATCACAATCCTATCGAGGAAGCCGCAAAATTTAAAACGGCAGGTTTTACCCACATTCACGTTGTAGATCTGAACGGTGCGAAAAGCGGATCTTTTGTAAACCTTCCCATTATTAGAACGATTATTAACGAACTTGGGCTCACTGTTCAAACCGGTGGTGGTGTTCGATCTCAAAACGATATTCAACAACTTTTGGATGCCGGTCTAAGTGGAATCATCTGCTCGTCTATGGCAGTAAAAAAGCCGGATGAATTCTTAGGAGCCATTCAAAATAATCCCGATGAGATTATTCTCGGACTCGATCTGAAAGATGGGAAAATGGCATACGGCGGATGGCTGGAAACTTCTGATAAACCGATTGAAGAATTTTTGAATCCGATGATTGAGGCCGGTTTGAAATCTGTTTTGAGCACAGACATCTCAAGAGATGGAATGTTGAGCGGCCCTAATTTTGACATGTATAAAGATCTTCAAAACCGATTCCCGAATCTCAATTGGATCGCCTCCGGTGGAGTTTCAAGTTTACAGGATCTTATCCGGTTGAGTAATCTTGAGATTCATGGAGTTGTGGTTGGCAAAGCCTACTACGAAGGTCACATCGGCCTGGAAGATCTGGCTCACCTCCATTCTTCTAATTCATAA
- a CDS encoding TolC family protein — MKNRTIYLFVILFFIPVLAVGQNADELSLSDAINRALEENHSIIISRNLAEIDENSATPGNAGYLPNLSLNSLYSESIEDSRLDFTNQEGQDVNESRSTRYNASLDLEWVLFDGFGNRYRLQSLQRSRDLGEVQSRQEIETTLLQVIERYLEVSTQAQLLDVTEQAVEISNERYQRAKRNFEAGGGSQVDVLNAEVNLNQDSVRVVETEVNLNQAKRNLQVLLGDNPSGDVTVQQDFELREQLLLEDLMQEATSRNAQLRSAAIEFEQAQLQLQETRSGRYPQISTNASYNYSRQESDAGQFTFQETDGFSAGLTFSLPIFDGFRRNISVQNDKIRVKNSEEQQRLTEKEIESALLNAHELYTTNLYLLEKQQVNVETAELNFERTELAFEQGQVSNTDFREAQLNLLEARQDLISQRVEAKLSEIELLQISGQILNRLPGQ, encoded by the coding sequence ATGAAGAATAGAACGATTTACCTGTTTGTCATTTTATTTTTTATACCGGTTCTGGCGGTAGGTCAGAACGCGGACGAATTGTCCCTGAGTGATGCGATTAACAGAGCTCTGGAGGAGAATCACTCCATCATCATTTCCAGAAATCTCGCAGAGATTGATGAAAACAGTGCCACGCCGGGAAATGCCGGTTATCTGCCAAATCTTTCTCTGAACAGTTTATACAGCGAATCGATTGAGGATTCCAGGCTGGATTTTACCAATCAGGAAGGGCAGGATGTAAACGAAAGCCGATCAACCCGGTATAATGCCAGCCTCGACCTGGAGTGGGTACTGTTTGATGGGTTTGGTAACCGGTACAGGCTGCAGTCACTTCAAAGAAGCCGCGACCTTGGTGAAGTTCAAAGCAGACAGGAAATTGAGACGACACTTCTTCAGGTCATTGAACGGTATCTGGAAGTGAGTACACAGGCACAGTTGCTCGATGTAACGGAGCAAGCAGTTGAGATTTCTAACGAGCGATATCAACGGGCAAAGAGAAATTTTGAAGCGGGCGGCGGTTCCCAGGTTGATGTGCTGAATGCGGAAGTGAATTTGAATCAGGATAGCGTGCGGGTGGTAGAAACTGAGGTGAATCTGAATCAGGCCAAACGGAATTTGCAGGTGTTGTTAGGCGATAATCCTTCCGGAGATGTTACGGTTCAGCAGGATTTCGAACTTCGAGAACAACTTTTACTTGAGGATCTTATGCAGGAAGCCACTTCGCGGAATGCGCAATTGAGATCAGCCGCGATTGAATTTGAGCAGGCACAACTTCAGCTTCAGGAAACCCGGTCAGGTCGATACCCCCAAATATCCACCAATGCAAGCTACAATTACAGCAGACAGGAGAGCGATGCGGGTCAGTTCACCTTTCAGGAAACCGATGGATTCAGTGCCGGTCTTACATTCAGTCTTCCGATTTTTGATGGCTTCAGGCGAAATATTTCCGTTCAAAATGATAAAATCCGGGTTAAAAACAGTGAAGAGCAACAGCGTCTAACTGAGAAAGAGATCGAAAGTGCACTCTTAAATGCGCATGAACTGTACACAACAAATCTCTATTTATTGGAAAAACAGCAGGTTAATGTTGAGACAGCAGAATTGAATTTTGAACGAACCGAGCTGGCATTTGAGCAGGGACAGGTTTCGAATACCGATTTCAGAGAGGCTCAGCTCAACCTGCTTGAAGCACGTCAGGATCTGATATCTCAGCGTGTTGAAGCAAAACTTTCAGAAATTGAGCTGCTTCAGATATCGGGGCAGATTTTAAACCGGTTACCGGGACAGTAA